A genomic segment from Orientia tsutsugamushi str. Boryong encodes:
- a CDS encoding ATP-binding protein has protein sequence MPIEDEGQNKINKLTEKLSTEGINSTTIKQVDAELQKLYCQLEKSGQVSIKLIDWIQYFRRIVNNYDKKKINIIASLNGIIFLFRQYIASTNIRIETFNIESLINNTVIRMRKNFENENINLNVQNDIKTVLIGDSFRIKAVISQLIGSAIINSSKHSKITININQYSEILQFTVQNIVLSPSKEKLERINSELENLNLVTYQELGEGLAFIKHLIHQLKGRLRAKEENNYITFAFEVPITSFNSSFGECYEKKISNQWIVQIPSMLITLVNGERENIDEYIEIITKLRKAKYQVEVAESLKEYCVNLIQNIKYRFNIATSEIVRLASEIMLSDSKNKDKLKTILNRSANLQEYCNDVVYTLRSEIENENLCLKKFSIQKLVKDAVRRLEDIAKEKDIKINYNFQYKMKDIVIGNNDHLQAILSQLIGSVIRFNHSYKVIITVHLFTVKNYIKSDNILQFRIHDKGSGISKEKLGNIKAKLADFDLVRDCPLMLESGLWFVNYLINQLNGEMEIESEKDKFTTITCNIPVQLF, from the coding sequence ATGCCTATTGAAGACGAAGGTCAAAATAAAATCAATAAATTAACCGAAAAATTATCTACAGAAGGAATTAATAGCACAACAATAAAACAGGTAGATGCAGAATTGCAAAAACTATACTGTCAGCTGGAAAAATCTGGGCAAGTAAGCATAAAACTCATAGATTGGATACAATATTTTAGGCGAATCGTAAATAACTATGATAAAAAAAAGATAAATATAATAGCTTCTCTGAATGGAATAATTTTTTTATTTAGACAATACATAGCATCAACAAATATAAGGATTGAAACATTTAACATAGAATCACTAATAAATAATACTGTTATCAGAATGAGGAAAAATTTTGAAAATGAGAATATAAATCTAAATGTTCAAAATGATATAAAGACAGTTCTGATTGGAGATAGTTTTCGAATAAAAGCAGTAATAAGCCAGTTAATTGGTAGTGCTATTATAAATAGTAGTAAGCATAGCAAGATTACTATTAACATCAATCAGTATTCAGAAATATTACAATTTACAGTACAAAATATAGTACTAAGCCCTTCTAAAGAAAAATTAGAAAGAATAAATTCCGAACTAGAGAATTTGAATTTGGTAACATATCAAGAACTAGGAGAAGGATTAGCATTTATTAAACATCTTATACATCAGCTAAAAGGAAGGCTAAGAGCAAAAGAGGAAAATAATTACATAACTTTTGCATTTGAAGTTCCAATAACTAGTTTTAACTCTTCTTTTGGCGAATGTTATGAAAAAAAAATAAGTAACCAATGGATAGTACAAATCCCTTCAATGCTAATTACGTTGGTAAATGGAGAAAGGGAGAATATCGATGAATATATAGAGATAATAACAAAGTTAAGAAAAGCTAAGTATCAGGTCGAGGTAGCTGAATCATTGAAAGAATATTGTGTGAATCTGATACAGAATATCAAATATAGATTTAATATTGCAACTAGTGAAATTGTAAGGCTAGCAAGCGAGATCATGTTAAGTGATTCAAAAAATAAAGATAAGCTGAAAACAATATTAAATCGATCAGCAAATCTCCAAGAGTACTGTAACGATGTAGTTTACACGCTTAGAAGCGAAATTGAGAATGAAAATTTATGTTTAAAAAAATTTAGCATACAAAAGTTAGTAAAGGATGCTGTCAGGAGACTAGAAGACATTGCAAAAGAGAAAGATATAAAAATCAATTACAATTTTCAGTACAAAATGAAGGATATTGTGATTGGAAATAATGATCACTTACAAGCTATATTAAGTCAATTAATAGGAAGCGTCATTAGATTTAATCACAGCTACAAGGTTATAATTACAGTTCATTTGTTTACTGTAAAAAATTATATAAAAAGCGATAACATACTACAATTTAGAATACACGATAAAGGAAGCGGTATTTCAAAAGAAAAATTAGGGAATATAAAAGCTAAATTAGCTGATTTTGACTTGGTAAGAGACTGTCCGCTAATGCTTGAATCAGGATTATGGTTTGTAAATTACCTTATTAATCAACTTAATGGAGAAATGGAAATAGAGAGTGAAAAAGACAAGTTTACAACCATTACTTGCAATATTCCAGTACAACTTTTTTAA
- a CDS encoding ankyrin repeat domain-containing protein, protein MPKSERRLHNDIKKAIKGKGIDIEKIQYLINKDSAIVNAKDKYGCYPLHLAAKYGKEDIANCLLDNGAEIDAKDSKGQTALHYAIKHFRIDAAKFLILRKADINAKDYEGYTPLHIAQSNWFICQEAIHLLLDSGANINEKDTQGNTILYHAIKNYNFENVYHCHIASEKKYKFSYQSYIEDLLEHNADVNDENNAGETPLRLAVNKNYAEIVEIMLKHCSTIKDDQNMPPIDSTKSRNLMTEYHDANTRYAEDCALIEKDKVVDDYSTIESSLSGRAQSNIKSDGSCNII, encoded by the coding sequence ATGCCTAAATCTGAGCGCAGATTACATAATGATATTAAAAAGGCTATTAAAGGTAAAGGTATAGATATAGAAAAAATACAGTATCTGATTAATAAAGATAGTGCTATTGTTAATGCCAAAGATAAATATGGCTGCTATCCTTTACATCTTGCTGCTAAATACGGCAAGGAGGATATTGCTAATTGTTTATTGGATAATGGCGCTGAAATTGATGCAAAAGATAGTAAAGGTCAAACTGCTTTACATTATGCTATTAAGCATTTTAGGATTGATGCTGCAAAATTTTTGATATTACGTAAAGCTGATATAAATGCGAAAGATTATGAAGGTTATACTCCATTACATATTGCTCAGAGTAATTGGTTTATCTGCCAAGAGGCTATACATCTTCTACTTGATAGTGGTGCTAATATCAACGAAAAAGATACACAAGGTAACACTATTTTATATCATGCTATTAAAAATTACAACTTTGAGAATGTGTATCACTGTCACATAGCATCAGAAAAAAAGTATAAGTTTTCCTATCAATCTTATATAGAAGATCTACTTGAACATAATGCGGATGTCAATGATGAAAATAATGCAGGTGAGACTCCTTTACGTTTAGCTGTAAATAAAAACTATGCAGAAATTGTAGAAATTATGCTTAAACACTGTTCTACGATAAAAGATGATCAAAATATGCCTCCTATTGATTCTACTAAAAGCAGAAATTTGATGACAGAATATCATGATGCTAATACCAGATATGCTGAAGACTGTGCTCTCATAGAAAAAGATAAAGTTGTTGATGATTATTCAACAATAGAATCCAGTTTATCTGGAAGAGCTCAGAGTAATATAAAAAGCGACGGTAGTTGCAATATTATTTAG
- a CDS encoding MobA/MobL family protein, whose translation MSKQLMNEVEQTEKRRNSQLLKDIVIALPDDKELNLEHRIEITHQIVDAMGEWVQNGLGVQIDIHKPHRGDKNWHAHILVTTRRFREDGTGLGDKAVNLNPKCITLSNGKKVVIKDPEMIHEKVKEIINAYFAKLGLSNRVDKISAVPQEHIGPTRIRGLINEVANENELRKEANLKIIKDVDVITDAITHYKSIFTKQDIEKAVKDIPDLTERGMLVQQVFSSNRILELYHDDGESSKYFTTTDVRDEEVRIIRIANKINNQVYYNDIYNLKSDIEGLANVSEEQKQALRHILLSTSGVRVLRGRAGTGKSTVLAKAYKIATNRGQNVIGLAPTHKAVSELRSKGYKEVYTVKGFLYNRKKKFLCKIG comes from the coding sequence ATGTCCAAACAATTAATGAATGAGGTTGAACAAACAGAAAAACGAAGAAACAGTCAGCTATTGAAGGATATCGTAATAGCACTGCCAGACGATAAGGAATTGAATTTAGAGCATAGAATAGAAATAACTCATCAAATAGTTGATGCAATGGGGGAATGGGTGCAAAATGGTCTTGGAGTACAGATAGACATTCATAAGCCTCATAGAGGAGATAAAAACTGGCATGCGCACATATTGGTTACTACAAGAAGATTTAGAGAAGATGGAACTGGTTTAGGTGATAAAGCAGTAAATTTAAACCCAAAATGCATAACATTAAGTAATGGCAAAAAGGTTGTTATTAAAGATCCCGAGATGATTCATGAAAAAGTAAAAGAAATAATTAATGCATATTTTGCTAAATTAGGCTTATCAAATAGAGTTGATAAGATAAGTGCAGTACCGCAAGAGCATATTGGCCCTACTAGAATTAGGGGTTTAATTAATGAAGTTGCAAATGAAAATGAGTTACGTAAAGAGGCTAATTTAAAAATTATTAAGGATGTTGATGTAATAACGGATGCTATAACACATTACAAATCTATTTTTACTAAGCAGGATATTGAAAAAGCAGTAAAAGATATACCAGACCTAACAGAAAGGGGAATGTTAGTTCAGCAAGTGTTCAGTTCAAATAGAATACTAGAGTTATATCATGATGATGGTGAAAGTAGCAAATATTTTACTACAACTGATGTTAGAGACGAGGAAGTAAGAATAATAAGAATAGCTAATAAAATCAATAATCAAGTTTATTACAACGATATTTACAATCTTAAAAGTGATATAGAAGGTCTAGCAAATGTTAGTGAAGAACAGAAACAAGCTCTAAGGCATATTTTGCTTAGCACTAGTGGAGTTAGAGTACTAAGAGGAAGAGCTGGAACAGGTAAATCCACTGTTTTAGCAAAAGCATATAAAATTGCAACAAATCGTGGACAAAATGTTATTGGACTTGCTCCTACTCATAAAGCGGTATCAGAGCTGAGGAGC
- a CDS encoding reverse transcriptase domain-containing protein: MTVHSIDRNTWLTKLERIKLLSSKNQDIKFNNLGHIIDLKILEEQYKELDSKKAIGIDGITKEDYGKKLKANLLSLLTRICNGKYQAKPARITEIPKEDGGKRPLVISCFEDKIIESTVSKILNSVFEQIFLKYSYGFRPKLNAHDALRELNRLTYNFNKGAIVEIDITKCFNTIKHCELMEFLRLVMKLIETPIIENGTIVTNKEGCRQGSIVSPILANVFLHYVIDSWFAKISKENLMGQTGMVRYCDDMVFVFEKETDAKRFYDVLPKRLNKYGLNINEAKSQMIKSGRDHAANLAKQGKKITSYNFLGFTCYCGKSRFGTTWRLKYTSRRDRFTEKLKGLRKYLRGQLNTQDKTQALSQVIRVIR, translated from the coding sequence ATGACTGTACACAGCATAGACAGAAATACATGGTTAACGAAACTTGAGCGTATAAAGTTGCTATCATCGAAAAATCAAGACATAAAGTTTAATAATCTTGGACATATCATTGATTTAAAGATATTAGAAGAACAATATAAGGAACTCGATAGCAAGAAAGCGATAGGAATAGATGGTATAACCAAAGAGGATTATGGTAAGAAGTTGAAAGCAAATCTGCTCTCGCTTCTTACTAGAATTTGCAATGGGAAATATCAGGCTAAACCTGCACGAATAACAGAAATTCCAAAAGAAGATGGAGGCAAAAGACCTTTGGTAATATCATGTTTTGAAGATAAGATAATCGAGTCTACAGTAAGCAAGATACTAAACTCTGTGTTTGAGCAAATATTCTTAAAGTATTCATATGGATTTCGACCTAAATTAAATGCACACGACGCTTTAAGGGAGTTAAATAGACTTACGTATAACTTCAATAAAGGGGCTATAGTAGAGATTGATATAACAAAGTGTTTCAATACAATCAAGCATTGTGAGTTGATGGAATTTCTAAGACTAGTTATGAAACTGATTGAAACACCAATCATAGAAAATGGTACTATAGTTACTAACAAAGAAGGTTGTCGTCAAGGATCAATAGTTTCACCAATTCTGGCAAATGTCTTTCTGCATTATGTTATAGATAGCTGGTTTGCAAAAATCAGCAAAGAAAACTTAATGGGACAAACAGGAATGGTGAGGTACTGCGACGATATGGTATTTGTCTTTGAAAAGGAAACAGATGCGAAAAGGTTTTATGATGTTTTGCCTAAAAGGTTAAATAAGTATGGGCTAAATATCAATGAAGCTAAATCACAAATGATAAAATCTGGTAGAGACCATGCTGCAAATTTAGCCAAACAAGGCAAGAAGATCACAAGTTATAATTTTCTTGGATTTACTTGCTATTGTGGTAAATCAAGATTTGGCACAACATGGAGACTAAAATATACCTCAAGAAGAGATCGTTTTACTGAGAAACTGAAAGGACTGAGAAAATATTTGCGTGGTCAGCTAAATACGCAAGACAAAACGCAGGCATTATCACAAGTCATTAGAGTTATTAGGTGA
- a CDS encoding HD domain-containing protein: MIDFYSESLLNKLFETNVRFNTEIDLDKVEKAIFYAQKYHGQQKRDTGELYYTHQLEVAYMVSDYSFETDTIITAILHDTLEDTTLTKEIISQEFGNNIAEQVSDLTRIKDNQKISSGEMIQTFYRQNKIELLLIKLFDRFHNIQTVSIKPYEKRQKIVIETQQEFIPLAQYLKLPEIAIELNKYCELYAS, encoded by the coding sequence ATGATAGACTTTTATAGCGAAAGCTTACTAAATAAGCTGTTTGAAACCAACGTAAGATTTAATACTGAAATTGATCTTGATAAAGTTGAAAAAGCTATATTTTATGCCCAAAAATATCATGGTCAGCAAAAGCGAGATACTGGAGAACTATACTACACACATCAATTAGAAGTAGCTTATATGGTATCAGACTACAGCTTTGAAACTGATACAATTATTACAGCAATACTACATGATACACTCGAAGACACAACACTAACCAAAGAAATAATAAGTCAAGAATTTGGTAATAATATTGCAGAACAGGTTTCAGACCTCACCAGAATTAAGGATAATCAAAAAATCAGTTCTGGAGAAATGATTCAAACATTTTATAGGCAAAATAAAATAGAACTATTATTAATTAAGCTTTTCGATCGATTCCATAATATTCAGACTGTATCAATAAAACCTTATGAAAAAAGACAAAAAATCGTCATTGAAACTCAGCAAGAATTTATACCTCTTGCTCAATACCTTAAACTACCAGAGATTGCCATAGAGCTAAATAAATACTGTGAGCTTTATGCTAGTTAG